The following nucleotide sequence is from Diospyros lotus cultivar Yz01 chromosome 3, ASM1463336v1, whole genome shotgun sequence.
GTTAATCTTCAAGGCCACATTTGCAAGATATTGTTTATTCATCCTAAATACATGCTTTGTTAAACAGCACTGGGAAACAATGCCAAGATCTGTCTCACAAATCCGCTTCACGTCACCTGAAGACATAATATAGTTCAACAGAAGAAATGCAACATGTTGAAcccaaaatagaaatgaatatgAAGCATTCTTTGAACCAATGTGAATTCCATACCATATAGAGTACCATTATTATCAGGCAAAATGACAATAAGCAGGTCCAGCTCCTTGCCCTGAGGATGCAGTTTGGTCATAGCATCATGGAACCGAGCTTTCAAGACCCTTTCTACCTGATCAGGGCGGGCACTGATTGGTGGAAGCACAGGTTCGCGATGAAATACCTATTCAGACCACCCCAAGGCTCAGATGAAACAACTCAATGTCATcacaatgataaaaaaaaaagagttgcttcaccttgtcaaattttgaatttgttctCCAAAAAACGGAACAGTTACAAGAAATGATTTAAGTAAATTAAGATACATGAAAAGGCCCATACCATTCCTGAAATTACACACATTTGTGCAAGCTCAGAACAAAAACTACGAGCCACACTGTCTTGCACATTCCTTGAAAAGTTTATGCAGATCCAACTGTTCACTGTTCCACCATTACCAtaactctctttctttttcttttttcaaataaaaaat
It contains:
- the LOC127796923 gene encoding protein argonaute 1B-like, with the translated sequence MEVSLDNSRSSCPADMSSTAFIEPLPVIDFVAQLLNREVSLRPLSDADRVKKKKESYGNGGTVNSWICINFSRNVQDSVARSFCSELAQMCVISGMVFHREPVLPPISARPDQVERVLKARFHDAMTKLHPQGKELDLLIVILPDNNGTLYGDVKRICETDLGIVSQCCLTKHVFRMNKQYLANVALKINVKVGGRNTVLVDALSRRIPLVSDVPSFLGLMLPIISMKLVVGRRESVLELEKLYTTKDPFSIALSKDRWLRTQG